The following coding sequences lie in one Apium graveolens cultivar Ventura chromosome 3, ASM990537v1, whole genome shotgun sequence genomic window:
- the LOC141713817 gene encoding uncharacterized protein LOC141713817 — MRRDGQSVTNYHHYRVEVFCEVVDLISQELDNRFPETSIDLLISVACLDPRDTYSAFDVDKLVHLANLYPEYFSWTELLMIHSQLEMYIYDVKRDQEFSRIEDLGTLAKKMVATKLVYRLIELALLLPVATASIERVFSAMNIVKTDLRNRMGYEWMNDSLVVYIEKDVFVKIDRELILDRFQKMASRRIQLPPINSV, encoded by the exons ATGAGACGAGATGGACAAAGTGTTACCAACTACCATCATTATCGAGTTGAAGTTTTTTGTGAG GTTGTTGATTTAATTTCACAAGAGTTGGATAACCGATTTCCAGAAACAAGTATAGATTTGCTTATTTCTGTAGCTTGTCTTGATCCTAGAGATACATATTCTGCCTTTGATGTTGATAAACTAGTGCATCTTGCTAATCTTTATCCAGAATATTTTTCATGGACAGAGCTTCTAATGATTCACAGTCAATTAGAAATGTACATTTATGATGTCAAGAGAGATCAAGAATTTTCTAGAATCGAAGATTTGGGAACTCTTGCAAAGAAAATGGTCGCAACTAAATTGGTGTATCGCTTGATCGAATTAGCATTACTTCTACCCGTGGCAACTGCTTCTATTGAAAGAGTATTTTCTGCAATGAATATTGTTAAGACTGATTTGCGAAATCGAATGGGATATGAATGGATGAATGATAGTTTGGTGGTATACATCGAGAAGGATGTCTTTGTAAAGATTGATCGTGAATTGATTTTGGATCGTTTCCAAAAGATGGCATCTCGAAGAATTCAATTACCTCCTATCAATAGtgtataa
- the LOC141713818 gene encoding uncharacterized protein LOC141713818 — protein MEVRLDRALTTEVWLNMFPMAKLYNLEGTTNDHSPILLVPQVISKVKAPYRFKFENAWMIKPMCEVIVRDGWSSDNEASILQKIRTCSHSLAIWGQEITGNFGNSN, from the coding sequence ATGGAGGTGCGACTTGATAGAGCTTTGACAACTGAGGTATGGCTAAACATGTTTCCTATGGCAAAGCTATATAATTTAGAAGGTACCACCAATGATCATAGTCCTATCTTGTTAGTTCCTCAAGTTATTTCGAAAGTAAAGGCTCCTTATcgttttaaatttgaaaatgcttGGATGATTAAGCCCATGTGTGAGGTGATAGTCAGAGATGGTTGGAGCAGTGATAATGAAGCCAGTATTCTTCAGAAAATTAGAACTTGTAGTCATAGTCTGGCAATATGGGGTCAAGAAATAACTGGCAACTTTGGCAACAGCAATTAA
- the LOC141713819 gene encoding uncharacterized protein LOC141713819: protein MGFRDFRDFNLAMLGKQGWRFIKNPQSLVSKVFKARYFPDCSFMDAQIGNNPSFIWRSIWETKHVIAASMRWKIGSGNFVNVIGQPWLLDENNPFVTSTIQGLQNHKVSALMSMDHKGWDEEILCDMFNTRDQQCIRRINLLESSEEDKLYWAKEVSGHYSVRSSYRLLQQQKNLWRQDDQNSTWRKTWRVKVPPKILNFMWRALSNCLPTMMMLMQKHVPVSSVCQLNVGNDCYLRSLQTGIIVFSMVAESSEVRQFLLQWNIAQKNKQPSRYPNLVEGDGKELWVAPQIEYMKISADATIFSKYNASGLALIARDDHGDLVQARTRYLPGMVSSIMAEVLAIKEALSWIKSNGWSKVVVESDCLTAIQAIRSKTPMVSPLGQVVQSCRNMLVESNTVSLFFVKRSANMAAHELARLSCSFPDRVFDRSSIPTEVQKWFEFSWAMYGDECSVVTSNCVIDMYGKCGCVEEAIRLFEEMNSKVTIYWNSVMAASARIQRLELASRFLMQMPQSDNISYSELLCSNGLLCYSF, encoded by the exons ATGGgatttagagattttagagattTTAATCTAGCAATGCTTGGGAAACAAGGTTGGAGATTCATTAAAAATCCTCAAAGTTTGGTTAGTAAGGTTTTCAAGGCGCGTTACTTCCCTGATTGTTCGTTTATGGATGCACAAATTGGTAACAATCCTAGTTTTATTTGGCGGAGTATTTGGGAAACTAAGCATGTTATTGCAGCAAGTATGAGGTGGAAAATTGGCTCGGGGAACTTTGTTAATGTTATTGGTCAGCCCTGGTTATTAGATGAAAATAATCCGTTTGTAACTTCAACGATCCAAGGCTTGCAAAATCACAAGGTAAGTGCTTTAATGTCTATGGATCACAAAGGGTGGGATGAGGAAATTCTGTGTGACATGTTCAATACCCGTGACCAGCAGTGCATTAGGCGTATAAATCTGCTAGAGAGTAGTGAGGAGGATAAATTGTACTGGGCAAAAGAAGTGTCAGGGCATTACTCTGTTCGAAGTTCATATAGACTCCTTCAACAACAAAAGAATTTATGGAGACAGGATGATCAGAATAGTACGTGGAGAAAGACGTGGAGAGTAAAAGTACCTCCAAAGATCTTAAATTTCATGTGGAGAGCTTTGTCGAATTGTTTGCCTACAATGATGATGTTAATGCAGAAACACGTACCTGTCAGCTCAGTTTGTCAA CTCAATGTTGGCAACGACTGTTACCTCAGGTCACTGCAAACGGGAATTATAGTTTTTTCGATGGTGGCAGAGAGTTCTGAAG TTAGGCAGTTTCTTCTACAATGGAATATAGCCCAAAAGAATAAACAACCATCACGTTATCCTAATCTTGTTGAAGGTGATGGGAAGGAGCTTTGGGTTGCACCACAGATTGAATATATGAAGATCTCGGCAGATGCAACAATTTTCTCTAAGTATAATGCTTCAGGTTTGGCTTTAATTGCAAGGGATGATCATGGGGATCTTGTTCAAGCGCGAACTCGGTATCTTCCAGGTATGGTGTCGTCTATTATGGCTGAAGTTTTGGCGATTAAAGAAGCACTCAGTTGGATTAAAAGCAATGGCTGGAGTAAGGTGGTGGTGGAGTCGGATTGTCTGACTGCTATTCAGGCCATTCGAAGTAAGACGCCAATGGTATCTCCTCTCGGGCAGGTTGTTCAATCCTGTCGGAATATGTTGGTGGAGTCAAACACAGTGTCACTATTTTTTGTTAAACGATCTGCTAATATGGCGGCGCACGAATTAGCTCGTCTGTCATGTTCTTTTCCAGATCGAGTTTTCGATAGGAGTTCTATTCCTACTGAGGTTCAAAAAT GGTTCGAGTTTAGTTGGGCCATGTATGGGGATGAATGCAGTGTTGTTACCTCTAATTGTGTGATTGATATGTATGGGAAATGTGGGTGTGTCGAAGAGGCGATTCGCTTGTTTGAGGAAATGAACAGCAAGGTTACCATTTATTGGAATTCTGTTATGGCAGCTTCCGCTAGGATTCAAAGACTTGAACTAGCGTCTAGATTCTTAATGCAAATGCCTCAGTCTGATAACATATCATATAGTGAGCTACTTTGTAGTAATGGTTTACTGTGCTATAGTTTTTAG